A window of the Candidatus Nitrosotalea okcheonensis genome harbors these coding sequences:
- a CDS encoding GNAT family N-acetyltransferase: protein MQVALREIGNCVIRRCDLSDLIPTMEINLKTLPEHYSDYFYESLLAELPEAFLVAEVENNLVGYIMCKIEYGFSNFKKLGFVKKGHVVSVAVLNEHRRKGIGEGLVQEAIAGVKLKKSDELYLEVRCSNNDAVRLYEKLGFIIKQRLKAYYRDGEDAYLMAIEFAY, encoded by the coding sequence ATGCAGGTAGCATTACGAGAGATTGGTAATTGCGTTATTCGTAGATGTGATCTATCTGATTTGATTCCAACTATGGAGATAAACCTCAAAACACTGCCTGAGCACTATTCAGATTATTTCTATGAAAGTCTACTTGCTGAGCTGCCTGAAGCATTTCTAGTAGCTGAGGTGGAAAATAATCTTGTAGGATACATAATGTGTAAAATCGAATATGGTTTTTCAAATTTCAAAAAACTCGGCTTTGTAAAAAAAGGTCATGTTGTATCAGTTGCGGTATTAAATGAGCATCGAAGAAAAGGTATTGGGGAAGGACTAGTTCAGGAAGCAATTGCAGGGGTAAAACTAAAAAAATCAGATGAGCTGTATCTTGAGGTTCGGTGTAGTAATAATGATGCCGTAAGGCTCTATGAAAAACTTGGATTTATCATAAAACAGCGACTAAAGGCATATTATCGTGACGGCGAGGATGCGTATCTCATGGCAATTGAGTTTGCTTACTAG
- a CDS encoding ribosome biogenesis/translation initiation ATPase RLI, whose amino-acid sequence MTHRVAVLDKENCQTKKCGLECIKYCPVNKMGSDCIILNEETAKAQIDENICNGCGICVKVCPFDAITIVNLAEELKTDKIHQYGQNAFRLYRIPSLKKGQVMGLLGRNGIGKSTVVSILSGNLRPNLGNYATPPEWSQILKHFQGTELKPHFEKIANNELKASIKPQQVYNLAKVFDGNAKELLEKYDERGKARDLIQQLGLQNSLENKITDLSGGELQRIAVAVAASRESDFYFFDEPSSYNDVFQRIGVARVIQDLAKAGKSVMVVEHDLTLLDYLSDFIEILYGEPAAYGIVANMLSTKVGINVFLDGYLPNENVRFRDAAFKFDASTSTDEFITIENIINYPNLEKKFANFSLSIEAGRVKKSEVLGIVGANALGKTTMMKMIAGVEKPDVGNIETKVKIAYKPQYLTNDFDIEVISLLEKAYGGSIQETPEEEIIINPMKIKKLYNKSVKNLSGGELQKVAIGACLLQKVDVYALDEPSAFLDVEDRIAVAKLIQRFVRSYGKSAIIVDHDIQLMDLISDSIVIFHGTPGREGHATTPKPKVDGMNEFLRSLDMTYRRDETSMRPRVNKLESRLDREQKQSGKFYYRN is encoded by the coding sequence ATGACTCATCGAGTTGCAGTACTTGACAAGGAAAATTGCCAAACCAAAAAATGCGGTCTAGAATGTATCAAATATTGTCCAGTAAACAAGATGGGTTCAGACTGTATAATACTAAATGAAGAAACTGCCAAGGCCCAGATTGATGAAAATATTTGTAATGGATGTGGAATTTGTGTCAAGGTTTGTCCGTTTGATGCAATAACGATTGTCAATTTAGCAGAAGAACTAAAGACAGATAAGATTCATCAGTACGGTCAAAACGCATTCAGGCTTTACAGAATCCCAAGTTTGAAAAAAGGTCAGGTCATGGGCCTTCTGGGAAGAAACGGTATAGGAAAGAGTACTGTAGTTAGCATATTATCTGGAAACTTGAGACCAAACTTGGGAAATTATGCCACACCTCCAGAATGGAGTCAAATTTTAAAACACTTTCAAGGTACTGAGCTTAAACCGCATTTTGAAAAAATAGCAAATAACGAGTTAAAGGCATCCATAAAACCTCAGCAAGTATACAACTTGGCAAAGGTATTTGATGGAAATGCAAAAGAACTTTTAGAAAAATATGATGAACGTGGAAAGGCACGAGATCTAATACAACAACTTGGCTTGCAAAATTCTTTGGAAAATAAGATTACAGACTTGAGTGGAGGAGAGTTACAAAGAATTGCAGTTGCAGTTGCAGCATCAAGAGAATCCGACTTTTATTTCTTTGATGAACCATCATCGTACAATGATGTCTTTCAGAGAATTGGAGTTGCAAGAGTAATCCAGGACCTTGCCAAGGCTGGAAAAAGTGTCATGGTAGTAGAACATGATCTAACACTGCTAGATTATCTGAGTGATTTTATCGAGATCCTTTATGGCGAGCCCGCAGCATATGGCATAGTTGCAAATATGCTTTCTACCAAGGTCGGAATTAACGTATTTCTTGACGGTTATCTTCCAAACGAGAATGTCAGATTCAGAGATGCTGCATTCAAGTTTGATGCATCCACATCAACAGATGAATTTATTACAATTGAAAATATCATCAATTATCCAAATCTAGAGAAGAAATTCGCAAACTTTTCTTTATCAATTGAGGCAGGCAGGGTTAAGAAAAGCGAGGTCTTGGGCATTGTCGGAGCCAATGCATTAGGGAAAACAACCATGATGAAGATGATAGCAGGTGTTGAAAAGCCAGATGTTGGAAATATAGAAACCAAGGTAAAGATTGCCTACAAACCACAATATCTAACAAATGACTTTGACATTGAAGTAATTTCTCTTCTTGAGAAAGCATACGGCGGATCAATACAAGAAACCCCAGAAGAAGAAATCATAATCAACCCTATGAAGATAAAAAAACTATACAACAAGTCTGTCAAAAACTTGTCTGGTGGAGAACTTCAAAAGGTGGCGATTGGGGCATGCCTTTTACAGAAAGTTGATGTCTATGCACTTGATGAACCTTCTGCGTTCTTAGATGTAGAGGACAGAATAGCAGTAGCAAAACTTATTCAGAGATTTGTGAGATCTTATGGCAAGTCTGCAATTATAGTTGATCATGATATTCAGCTTATGGATTTGATCTCTGATTCAATTGTCATATTCCATGGAACACCTGGAAGAGAAGGTCACGCAACAACTCCAAAACCAAAGGTGGATGGCATGAATGAATTCTTGAGATCACTGGACATGACATATAGAAGAGACGAGACAAGCATGAGACCCAGAGTAAACAAACTGGAAAGCAGGTTAGACAGAGAACAGAAACAGTCTGGAAAGTTTTACTATAGAAATTGA
- a CDS encoding ASCH domain-containing protein yields the protein MKCLSVSQPYADLIINGKKTIELRTWNTKFRGEFLIHAPIKIKDNACEKLGIDRSSLRTGVIIGKAEIYDVKLYDSIKALREDYNKHFATEEFLRHKYGFLLRKPHALRVPIPYKGSLGFFEVKIRSEPSNSDIRSELFDEEYRYQWIGKH from the coding sequence ATGAAATGTCTATCAGTCTCGCAACCTTATGCTGATTTGATAATTAATGGTAAAAAGACAATAGAGTTGAGAACATGGAATACAAAGTTTAGAGGCGAATTTTTGATTCATGCGCCAATTAAAATCAAGGATAATGCATGCGAGAAATTAGGCATTGACAGGTCTAGTCTTAGAACAGGAGTAATAATAGGAAAGGCTGAAATTTATGATGTTAAATTATATGATTCCATAAAAGCACTCAGGGAGGATTATAACAAACATTTTGCAACAGAGGAATTTCTACGTCACAAATATGGATTTCTCCTTAGAAAACCACATGCTCTCAGAGTTCCAATTCCATACAAGGGCAGTCTAGGGTTTTTCGAAGTTAAGATACGTTCAGAACCATCTAACAGTGACATCAGATCAGAATTGTTTGATGAAGAATATAGATATCAGTGGATAGGAAAACACTAG
- a CDS encoding site-2 protease family protein produces the protein MIARLESNSGRIFVLVSRFEPPKSRRSWIPRALFVATIVTVLVDGYYRAISINSVVKGNDPFYIAILYTASLIGILGIHELGHMIASKRHKLRISWPYFIPGIPVLGFVPTFGALIMSRGLIINRNILFDVGISGPIAGFVVAIIVSTYGAYLSPMIPSTQANALLEKSGLIDLHSSIIMDATVFLVGKHVPNQELVMSPVLLAAWFGFLITFLNLLPAWQLDGGHIARATFGIKWHRILTYVSIGILASTGYYIMALFVLMFSMRSQDVKPLDDISPLSQKRKKMFGLVIALAFLCAPLPFSILP, from the coding sequence ATGATTGCCAGACTAGAATCAAATTCTGGGAGAATATTCGTACTGGTTTCAAGATTTGAACCTCCAAAGTCACGCCGATCGTGGATTCCAAGAGCGTTATTTGTTGCTACAATAGTTACAGTATTAGTTGATGGATACTATAGAGCCATCAGTATTAATTCCGTTGTAAAAGGGAATGACCCATTTTACATAGCAATTCTTTACACTGCCTCATTGATTGGAATACTTGGTATCCATGAGCTTGGCCACATGATTGCATCAAAGAGACATAAACTTAGAATTAGTTGGCCATATTTTATTCCGGGAATTCCAGTACTAGGTTTTGTACCAACTTTTGGAGCGCTCATAATGTCGCGTGGTTTGATTATAAACAGAAACATACTGTTTGATGTTGGAATTTCTGGCCCAATTGCAGGCTTTGTTGTAGCAATAATTGTTTCCACATATGGTGCATACTTGTCACCGATGATACCGAGTACACAAGCTAATGCACTCTTGGAAAAATCAGGTCTGATAGATCTACATTCTAGCATAATAATGGATGCTACAGTATTCCTTGTTGGAAAACATGTACCAAATCAAGAACTTGTAATGTCACCAGTGTTATTGGCAGCATGGTTTGGATTCCTCATAACATTTCTCAATCTTCTTCCAGCATGGCAACTTGATGGCGGTCACATTGCAAGAGCTACATTTGGTATCAAGTGGCACAGAATTTTGACATATGTAAGCATAGGAATTCTTGCATCAACTGGGTATTACATCATGGCATTGTTTGTATTGATGTTTAGCATGAGAAGTCAGGACGTCAAACCATTAGATGACATATCACCATTATCGCAAAAAAGAAAAAAAATGTTTGGACTTGTTATTGCACTTGCGTTTCTTTGTGCACCATTACCATTCTCCATTTTACCGTAA
- a CDS encoding vWA domain-containing protein, with translation MQSLHLRNDTLLEIATFLVRRWSGKESVMVSISDQKEVHTKLRENKVMMFPLERYQGTDFQKYRQFRTALWYEAMRIRYSNKILSNDHAFGFILNTLETRRIETIARAVWQGMDSEIIFRYGLSWLYRPLLNTLYGNTRIVEGFSQYFLLGDIKGELSPSAFEKVQKASKLAIEIVKESIEKKYDTDWLEKKVPEIIKILEIDPLLTIPISIPKISSGMALSDQEFVKTLNKIAKYRENDFGELDMNKIVEGKEVFDEFKVLLEESKRTENKGLSSEVIGVNIPTATNVDETKIIDTDLINHLKAKFREWKSGWKEEHVFSGDEFDEESHMEGHKPFLSDRKIAIKTKIVILLDHSSSIANQEIQYKKATLALCQVLEYLKVKFSVYAFNTEQKQVICWLIKPENLKWNNISAKRLVQIKANGSTPLAEVYNMLLPSLRSKKPDIFLTLTDGEPSDPDAVRSIIRDFKSIGIKMVAIGCGSNTGDAIVIANNLKRLGYERTLAVSRLGDIPKRVLNVLGTS, from the coding sequence ATGCAATCATTACATCTTCGAAATGACACATTACTTGAGATAGCTACATTTCTTGTAAGAAGATGGTCTGGGAAAGAATCTGTCATGGTCAGCATATCTGATCAAAAAGAAGTGCATACAAAGCTACGAGAAAACAAAGTGATGATGTTCCCATTAGAGAGATATCAGGGAACAGACTTTCAAAAGTATAGACAGTTCAGAACAGCGCTGTGGTATGAAGCAATGCGAATTAGATACTCAAACAAAATTCTCAGTAATGATCATGCCTTTGGTTTTATTCTCAACACTCTTGAGACAAGAAGAATTGAGACCATAGCAAGAGCGGTTTGGCAAGGGATGGATAGTGAAATTATCTTCAGATATGGTCTCTCATGGCTTTACAGGCCATTATTGAATACGTTATACGGGAACACCAGAATTGTAGAAGGTTTTTCACAATATTTTCTGCTAGGAGACATCAAAGGAGAACTATCTCCCAGTGCATTTGAAAAGGTCCAAAAGGCAAGCAAGTTAGCTATTGAGATAGTCAAGGAATCCATTGAAAAAAAATATGATACAGATTGGCTTGAAAAAAAGGTACCGGAAATAATCAAAATTCTGGAAATTGATCCACTCCTAACCATTCCTATATCAATACCCAAAATTAGTTCTGGAATGGCGCTTTCAGATCAGGAATTTGTAAAAACTTTGAACAAGATTGCAAAATACCGCGAAAATGACTTTGGCGAACTGGATATGAACAAAATTGTAGAAGGCAAGGAGGTCTTTGACGAATTCAAGGTTTTACTAGAAGAATCAAAGAGAACAGAGAACAAAGGACTGAGTAGTGAGGTGATAGGAGTAAACATTCCCACTGCAACAAATGTAGATGAGACAAAGATTATTGATACAGATTTAATAAATCACCTAAAGGCAAAATTTAGAGAATGGAAATCAGGGTGGAAAGAGGAACATGTTTTTTCAGGAGATGAATTTGATGAAGAGTCACACATGGAAGGCCACAAACCTTTCTTATCAGATAGAAAAATTGCAATCAAGACCAAGATTGTAATACTTCTTGATCATTCATCTAGCATAGCAAACCAAGAGATACAATACAAAAAAGCAACACTTGCCTTATGCCAAGTCTTGGAATATTTGAAAGTAAAATTTTCAGTATACGCATTTAACACAGAACAAAAACAAGTTATTTGTTGGTTGATAAAGCCAGAAAATTTAAAATGGAATAATATTTCTGCCAAGAGACTCGTACAGATAAAAGCAAATGGAAGTACCCCATTAGCTGAAGTTTACAACATGTTACTACCATCCCTTCGGTCAAAAAAACCTGATATATTTTTAACATTGACAGATGGCGAGCCCTCAGATCCGGATGCAGTTCGCTCGATAATAAGAGACTTCAAATCAATTGGAATAAAGATGGTTGCGATAGGTTGCGGATCTAACACAGGAGATGCAATAGTGATTGCAAACAACCTCAAAAGACTAGGTTACGAACGTACTCTTGCCGTAAGCAGACTAGGTGACATCCCAAAAAGAGTTTTGAATGTATTAGGAACTAGTTGA
- a CDS encoding ribulose-phosphate 3-epimerase has product MTLNYYHIFKKVKEARKLVIKGITAAGSGHPGGSFSMAEILGCMYFKFLNYDPKNPLWEDRDRLVLSKGHASPGLFSNLAVSGFFAKSEMETLRKFGSKLQGHPDFKCPGVEFCGGSLGLGLSFSIGMALAARIDGKNHHIYTIIGDGESDEGQIWEAAMTAPKYKVDNLTVFLDRNFIQQDDYTERVMPLDEELVSDDISEMWKNAARWKVGDKWRSFGWNVLEIDGHRIEQISKAVNSALQTKGAPSIIISRTIKGKSVEHMEDNPKWHGVAPNSQMSPIIDLELDCQFLISPSIIAGDMTNLENEVKRASLARADFIHLDVMDGVFVPNKTFDHEKIKQLRPITPIPFDTHLMITEPVKHVKNYVDAGSDIITVHAEVCNESSFGEIHDILRSNSVSVGLAINPDTELPQWSEKFIPDLDQLIIMSVIPGKSGQKYMESTHEKTQRIAKLLSEQKFDGLIEADGGVDLTNVESCFFDGSRVFVGGSAIIGQKDVRSTIVEFRRKLMHARRKLLINKAYSLGGTDLVKKWIDLHEVGKKKTELLQIAQEAGFT; this is encoded by the coding sequence ATGACCTTAAATTATTATCATATCTTCAAAAAAGTAAAAGAAGCACGGAAACTTGTGATTAAAGGAATCACTGCTGCTGGCTCTGGCCATCCCGGAGGTTCATTCTCAATGGCAGAGATCCTGGGCTGTATGTATTTCAAATTCTTAAACTATGACCCGAAAAATCCTCTATGGGAAGACCGGGATAGGCTTGTGTTATCAAAAGGTCATGCCTCGCCTGGTTTGTTTTCTAATCTTGCTGTATCTGGATTTTTTGCTAAATCTGAAATGGAGACTCTGAGAAAATTTGGAAGCAAATTACAAGGTCACCCTGATTTTAAGTGTCCCGGAGTTGAATTTTGTGGCGGATCACTTGGATTAGGATTGTCATTTTCTATTGGAATGGCGCTGGCTGCACGAATTGACGGAAAAAATCATCACATCTATACAATAATTGGTGATGGTGAATCTGATGAAGGACAAATTTGGGAGGCTGCCATGACTGCACCCAAATACAAAGTGGACAATCTAACAGTTTTCTTGGATAGAAACTTCATTCAACAAGATGACTATACGGAAAGAGTAATGCCTCTTGATGAAGAACTTGTAAGTGATGATATTTCTGAGATGTGGAAAAATGCTGCAAGATGGAAGGTGGGGGATAAATGGAGATCTTTTGGATGGAATGTCTTAGAAATAGATGGTCATCGCATAGAACAGATCTCCAAAGCAGTAAATTCTGCTTTACAAACTAAGGGAGCTCCATCGATTATCATTTCTCGTACTATAAAAGGTAAATCTGTAGAACACATGGAAGATAACCCAAAATGGCATGGCGTTGCACCGAATTCGCAGATGTCTCCAATAATTGATCTAGAATTAGATTGTCAATTTTTGATATCTCCATCTATAATTGCAGGAGATATGACTAATTTGGAAAACGAAGTAAAGAGAGCATCTCTTGCAAGAGCAGACTTTATTCACCTTGATGTGATGGATGGTGTGTTTGTACCAAATAAGACATTTGATCACGAAAAAATAAAACAACTAAGACCGATTACCCCAATTCCTTTTGACACACATCTTATGATAACAGAACCAGTAAAGCATGTAAAAAACTATGTCGATGCAGGATCTGACATAATTACAGTACATGCTGAAGTCTGCAACGAATCAAGTTTTGGAGAAATTCATGATATTCTACGCTCAAATTCTGTAAGTGTTGGACTTGCAATCAATCCTGATACGGAGCTACCTCAGTGGTCTGAAAAATTTATTCCAGATTTGGATCAGCTAATAATAATGTCGGTGATTCCAGGAAAATCAGGCCAGAAATATATGGAATCTACACATGAAAAGACACAACGAATAGCCAAACTCCTGTCTGAACAAAAATTTGATGGTCTTATTGAGGCAGACGGGGGGGTGGATTTGACAAATGTGGAATCATGTTTCTTTGATGGTTCAAGAGTATTCGTAGGCGGAAGCGCAATAATAGGACAAAAAGATGTCAGATCCACAATTGTTGAATTCAGAAGGAAACTAATGCATGCAAGAAGAAAACTCTTGATTAACAAGGCGTACAGTCTTGGAGGCACTGATCTTGTAAAAAAATGGATAGATCTACATGAGGTAGGTAAAAAGAAGACTGAACTTTTACAAATAGCACAGGAGGCAGGTTTTACATGA
- a CDS encoding transcriptional regulator, with translation MTRQRTIGIMIFVLAIVGFFLYAYLLMLSEWSPIVLQLSVLMAVGGILGVISWIGYNMATSRPSPSSLVTDDK, from the coding sequence ATGACAAGGCAGCGAACTATTGGAATAATGATATTTGTCTTGGCAATCGTAGGCTTTTTTCTCTATGCATATCTGCTGATGCTCTCTGAATGGAGTCCTATTGTACTACAACTTTCAGTGCTTATGGCAGTGGGAGGAATTCTTGGAGTAATTTCTTGGATTGGATACAATATGGCAACCTCAAGACCATCTCCTTCATCTCTTGTGACAGATGACAAGTAA
- a CDS encoding class I SAM-dependent methyltransferase: MLKQAVDGILTEAEAEELYGAFDQIGNIIILRVPDSLLSKRKIIGEVLLDKVKTAKSVYYQSSPVEGDYRIRKLELLAGDDKTETEYKEHGCRFKVDVEKAFFSPRLSTERERIAEIVEDGETIINMFGGVGMFSIVAAKKKKCHVYNIDINPDAARLCSENILLNKLKGTVESIEGDASRVIEEKLHDVGDRILMLLPERSDEFLESAIKAAKKKAVIHYYCHTHAEKKDQVSSLASQHFLSVVSIKSEILGAKIVRPVGPRFYQAVVDAAISK, translated from the coding sequence ATGTTAAAACAAGCAGTAGATGGAATCCTCACAGAAGCGGAAGCAGAGGAGCTTTATGGCGCATTTGATCAGATAGGAAATATCATCATATTAAGAGTCCCAGATTCCCTTTTGTCTAAGAGGAAAATAATTGGCGAGGTTCTTTTAGACAAGGTAAAGACAGCAAAATCAGTTTATTACCAATCATCCCCAGTAGAAGGAGACTATAGAATAAGAAAGTTAGAGCTTTTGGCAGGAGATGACAAAACTGAGACGGAATACAAGGAACATGGTTGTAGGTTCAAAGTAGATGTGGAAAAAGCCTTTTTTTCACCCAGACTTTCAACAGAACGAGAAAGAATTGCAGAGATCGTGGAGGATGGAGAAACAATAATCAACATGTTTGGAGGAGTCGGAATGTTTTCCATCGTAGCAGCAAAAAAGAAAAAGTGTCATGTATATAATATTGATATCAATCCTGATGCAGCTAGATTATGTTCTGAGAACATATTATTGAATAAACTAAAAGGAACTGTTGAGTCAATAGAAGGAGATGCGTCAAGAGTGATAGAAGAAAAATTACACGATGTTGGAGACAGAATTCTAATGTTATTACCAGAAAGATCAGATGAGTTTCTCGAGTCTGCCATCAAGGCTGCAAAGAAAAAAGCTGTGATACATTACTATTGCCATACCCATGCAGAAAAAAAAGATCAGGTTTCATCGTTAGCGTCACAACATTTTCTAAGCGTTGTAAGTATCAAATCTGAAATACTGGGTGCAAAAATTGTACGGCCTGTAGGTCCAAGATTTTATCAGGCAGTAGTGGATGCAGCCATATCCAAATGA
- a CDS encoding nickel-dependent lactate racemase family protein: MPEIWLSYGSTDVVLDVRAENLEKQIESGGVNLSDSEIASKLESLDMSKPTEFVIMEHSKTIQKIISVLLDICTKKSLPKPKFLVDKSNLNFVKNVLSDPTISISELDASQFSNANLIFIGEMEFDGLFGYNTMSTKLLRRFGRDNMLEAYEKREGNLPLPGYELQTMQVAKKFTDSFEISSIEIVANKTGVIDIAAGHPSSTFSLTKSLSSSAIHENEKHRVAIVSTGKEASNETLSRSLSSIWNCSSAIKEEGLVILLAECKTGLGSDAIQQYVEGRMSLDRLKNPSKYVDGLEDLLFLTEMRKKFGIGIVSILPYLYTKDKLEMIPFSGAKETMDYVLKTYGDRQKITIIPDGSHILLR, from the coding sequence ATGCCTGAAATTTGGCTTAGCTATGGGTCTACCGATGTTGTTCTTGATGTTAGGGCGGAGAATCTAGAAAAACAAATAGAATCTGGAGGTGTAAACTTGAGCGATTCTGAGATTGCCTCAAAATTAGAATCTCTTGACATGTCAAAACCAACAGAATTTGTTATAATGGAACATTCCAAAACAATTCAAAAAATTATTTCTGTTTTATTGGATATATGCACAAAAAAATCTCTGCCAAAACCAAAATTCTTAGTGGACAAGTCAAACTTGAATTTTGTAAAAAATGTTTTGTCTGATCCTACAATTTCTATATCTGAATTAGATGCATCTCAATTTTCTAATGCTAATTTGATTTTTATTGGAGAAATGGAATTTGACGGACTATTTGGATATAATACTATGTCCACTAAACTACTGCGAAGATTTGGCAGGGACAATATGCTTGAGGCATATGAAAAAAGAGAAGGAAATCTTCCGCTTCCTGGTTATGAGTTACAAACTATGCAAGTTGCAAAAAAATTCACTGATAGCTTTGAAATATCTTCTATCGAAATTGTAGCAAATAAGACAGGTGTAATTGATATCGCTGCAGGTCATCCATCCTCTACCTTCTCATTGACAAAATCTTTGTCATCTAGTGCAATACATGAGAATGAAAAACATAGAGTAGCAATTGTTAGTACTGGAAAAGAGGCAAGCAATGAGACACTGAGCAGATCACTTTCCTCCATATGGAATTGTTCAAGTGCAATAAAAGAGGAAGGATTGGTAATACTTCTTGCAGAGTGTAAAACTGGATTGGGTTCTGATGCAATTCAGCAATATGTTGAGGGACGAATGAGTTTGGATAGGCTGAAAAATCCTTCCAAATATGTGGATGGATTGGAAGATTTGCTATTTTTGACAGAAATGCGCAAGAAATTTGGGATAGGCATTGTATCAATTTTGCCATATCTTTATACAAAAGATAAATTAGAAATGATTCCATTTAGTGGTGCAAAGGAAACCATGGATTATGTTCTTAAAACATATGGTGACAGGCAAAAGATTACAATTATTCCTGATGGCTCTCACATCTTATTACGGTAA
- a CDS encoding transketolase family protein — protein MTEFADMRTVYGETLIKLGDENPDIVVVGADTTDSLKTKPFGKKFPNRFFNVGIAEANLVTMAAGLANEGKIPFASTYAAFLPGRCVDQIRNAIAYPSRNGKNGLNVKMVVSHGGLSVGPDGGSHQQIEDIAIMRVIPNLKVFVPADTVSVEKLTRLFVQVYGPCYMRLARSKTPVIYSKEQEFQIGKGIVLRDGSDCTLVACGITVSIALEAADSLKQEGISCRVIDMFSIKPIDSEILEKAARETGGIVTCEEHNVMAGFGSAVTETISETYPVLVKRIGVKDHFGESARDGEIPLLLEKHGITSIHISNAVKSIRSQTR, from the coding sequence ATGACAGAATTTGCTGACATGAGAACCGTTTATGGTGAAACACTCATCAAGTTAGGAGATGAAAATCCTGACATTGTAGTAGTTGGCGCGGACACTACAGACTCACTAAAGACAAAACCATTTGGAAAAAAATTCCCAAATAGATTCTTTAATGTTGGCATTGCTGAAGCCAACTTGGTTACCATGGCTGCGGGTCTTGCAAATGAGGGTAAAATTCCATTTGCAAGTACTTATGCTGCCTTTCTTCCTGGCAGGTGTGTTGACCAGATACGTAATGCAATAGCATATCCGTCAAGAAATGGAAAAAATGGATTGAATGTGAAAATGGTTGTATCTCATGGCGGTCTCAGTGTGGGTCCTGATGGAGGCTCTCATCAACAGATTGAAGATATTGCAATAATGAGGGTCATTCCAAATCTCAAGGTCTTTGTTCCTGCTGACACTGTATCTGTGGAAAAACTTACTCGACTTTTTGTACAAGTTTATGGGCCGTGCTATATGAGACTGGCCAGATCAAAAACACCTGTAATTTATTCAAAAGAACAAGAATTCCAGATAGGTAAAGGAATTGTTCTACGAGATGGATCTGATTGTACTCTTGTTGCATGCGGCATAACTGTTAGTATTGCTCTTGAGGCTGCAGACTCTTTAAAGCAAGAAGGAATCTCATGTAGAGTCATTGACATGTTCTCAATCAAACCAATTGATTCTGAAATCTTAGAAAAAGCAGCCCGTGAGACAGGAGGAATAGTTACATGTGAAGAACATAATGTGATGGCAGGGTTTGGTTCTGCAGTTACAGAAACAATCTCTGAAACATATCCTGTTCTTGTAAAACGTATAGGGGTAAAGGATCATTTTGGTGAATCTGCAAGAGATGGTGAGATTCCACTCTTACTTGAAAAACATGGTATTACATCAATTCATATATCTAATGCAGTCAAGTCTATTCGGAGTCAAACCAGATGA
- the fsa gene encoding fructose-6-phosphate aldolase: MKIFLDTANISAIKMYNDMGLVDGITTNPSLMAKEGGDPQKVMEEIVQIIKGDVSLEVLSVETNGMLEEGRRLRKYGNNVIVKCPLTPDGLKACKILTSENIPVNVTLCFSVNQAILAAKAGAKYVSPFIGRLDDNGQDGMNLIKEIHQVFENYKFSTQILVASVRHPMHVVEAAKIGADVVTLPPDILGKMLKHPLTDIGLKNFLADWEKLKKENPNVKI; the protein is encoded by the coding sequence ATGAAGATATTTCTGGATACTGCTAATATTTCAGCAATAAAGATGTACAACGATATGGGTCTTGTAGATGGAATAACTACAAACCCCTCTCTTATGGCAAAGGAGGGCGGAGATCCCCAAAAAGTTATGGAGGAAATTGTTCAAATTATCAAAGGCGATGTTAGCTTGGAGGTATTAAGCGTAGAAACAAATGGCATGTTGGAAGAAGGTAGGAGACTTAGAAAATATGGCAATAACGTAATAGTGAAATGTCCTCTTACTCCTGATGGTCTAAAAGCTTGTAAGATATTGACATCTGAGAATATCCCAGTAAATGTAACACTTTGCTTCTCTGTAAACCAAGCAATATTGGCAGCAAAAGCCGGTGCAAAATACGTGAGTCCATTTATTGGACGACTTGATGACAATGGACAAGATGGAATGAACCTTATCAAAGAGATACATCAAGTCTTTGAGAATTATAAATTTAGTACACAAATTCTTGTTGCAAGTGTAAGGCATCCTATGCATGTGGTAGAAGCTGCAAAAATCGGAGCTGATGTGGTAACATTGCCCCCTGACATACTGGGAAAAATGCTAAAACATCCTTTAACAGACATTGGCCTGAAAAACTTTCTTGCAGACTGGGAAAAACTCAAAAAAGAAAACCCAAATGTCAAGATCTAA